Below is a window of Picosynechococcus sp. PCC 7002 DNA.
AAGTTTGCCTGAACCGCCGTTACGGTTCCCTGGTAGTTCTCTGGGACTAAGCCACCACTCATGTCGCCGGACAACGTACCCATAATACGTAGTGGCCCTCCGGTTGGGCGATCGCCTTTTCTACCAAATACCCTTCCATCGTCAAACTATCAGGCACTTGCTCCATGGGTTCCCCCGCATCAAGCCACACCTCTAGCAGGGCATTGGGAGCCATTTTCTTAAGTTGTAACTTTGTGCGCACAAAATTAATCGGGCAGGGAGTCCCTCGCAAATCTAACCGTGCGTCTGCCTCTAATGCTTGCGGATTACTCATTTGTTATGGAATAGGTTCCCCAATAACCCTTCAAAGCCACCTTTGCTATGTTCAGTGCCCTTTAATTTCGCCAATTGGTGCAACAGTTCTTTTTCTTCCCGACTTACTTTTGTTGGAATCATGACTTTTACCGTAATCAAATGATCGCCACGA
It encodes the following:
- a CDS encoding sulfurtransferase TusA family protein, translated to MSNPQALEADARLDLRGTPCPINFVRTKLQLKKMAPNALLEVWLDAGEPMEQVPDSLTMEGYLVEKAIAQPEGHYVLWVRCPAT